The Clupea harengus chromosome 26, Ch_v2.0.2, whole genome shotgun sequence genome has a segment encoding these proteins:
- the LOC116219771 gene encoding gastrula zinc finger protein XlCGF57.1-like isoform X3, giving the protein MNPGLPLNSGCDETHLVPLRLTVKEEDIKEEEYGHMITWQDEEEKPIADLHCKTESDFTESLSSTYNEILQTTVEVKVKKEEDKQQHNDCPLESASEHPDGTQHKIHGQNDELNQQLNGRPYHCTVCRESFTVLRELEEHQETHTLSVNQKQNTDEKPHKYTQCGKAFTGSSSLQRHILIHTGKKLRVCAQCGKAFSTISYLKTHMLIHTGEKSHKCAHCGKAFSRITSLKTHMLVHTGEKPHKCTECGKTFAHSSTLNKHMLIHTGEKPHECAQCGKAFSLLSSLKRHMVGHTGEKLHVCAQCGKAFMCSSSLKIHMLIHTGEKPHKCAQCGKAFTCSSSLKTHMLIHTGEKPHKCAQCGKAFSRISSLKTHMLMHTGEKPHKCAQCGKAFSQMSSLKTHMLVHTGENPHKCKECGKTFAHLSTLHRHTLIHTGEKPHECAQCGKAFSRVSNLKTHMLIHTGEKSHKCAQCGKAFSQISSLKTHMRIHTGEKPHKCAQCGKAFSQLISLKTHILTHTGKTSLKCAQCGKAFSQISSLKTHMLTHTGEKSHKCAQCGKAFTTSSNLKTHILIHTREKQHKLKITSIRLDLPLYSPT; this is encoded by the exons ATGAATCCTGGACTGCCGTTGAACTCTGGATGTGATGAAACACACCTGGTACCCCTGAGACTGACAGTGAAAGAAGAGGACATAAAAGAAGAGGAATACGGACATATGATTACATGgcaagatgaagaagaaaagccCATTGCAGATCTTCACTGTAAAACGGAATCAGACTTCACAGAGTCACTAAGCTCAACTTATAATGAAATACTACAGACAACAGTGGAGGTTAaagtgaagaaagaggaggataaGCAACAACACAACGATTGTCCTCTGGAAA GTGCATCAGAACATCCAGATGGAACACAACATAAGATCCATGGACAGAATGATGAACTCAACCAGCAACTCAATGgaaggccgtaccactgcacagtcTGCAGGGAGAGTTTCACAGTCCTGAGAGAACTCGAGGAacaccaggaaacacacactcttagtgtTAATCAAAAGCAGAACACTGATGAGAAGCCTCATAAATAtacccagtgtggaaaagcatttacaGGTTCCTCAAGTCTTCAAAGGCATATACTAATACACACTGGAAAAAAGCTTCGGgtatgtgcccagtgtggaaaagcattttcaacCATTTCATATCTTAAAACCcatatgttaatacacactggagagaagtctcataaatgtgcccattgtggaaaagcattttcacgcATCACAAGTCTTAAAACACATATGCtagtacacactggagagaagcctcataaatgtacAGAGTGTGGGAAAACATTTGCACACTCTAGTACCCTCAACAAAcatatgctaatacacactggagagaagcctcatgaatgtgcccagtgtggaaaagcattttcattgCTTTCAAGTCTTAAAAGGCATATGGTAggacacactggagagaagcttcatgtatgtgcccagtgtggaaaagcatttatGTGTTCCTCAAGTCTTAAAATCcatatgttaatacacactggagagaagcctcataaatgtgcccagtgtggaaaagcatttacgTGTTCCTCAAGTCTTAAAACCcatatgttaatacacactggagagaagcctcataaatgtgcccagtgtggaaaagcattttcacgcATTTCAAGTCTTAAAACCCATATGCTAAtgcacactggagagaagcctcataaatgtgcccagtgtggaaaagcattttcacagatGTCAAGTCTTAAAACCCATATGCtagtacacactggagagaatcCTCATAAATGTAAAGAGTGTGGGAAAACATTTGCACACCTTAGTACGCTCCACAGACATAcgctaatacacactggagagaagcctcatgAATGTGCCCaatgtggaaaagcattttcacgcGTTTCAAATCTTAAAACCcatatgctaatacacactggagagaagtctcataaatgtgcccagtgtggaaaagcattttcacagatttcaaGTCTTAAAACCCACATgcgaatacacactggagagaagcctcataaatgtgcccagtgtggaaaagcattttcacagcTTATAAGTCTTAAAAcccacatattaacacacactggaAAGACGTCTcttaaatgtgcccagtgtggaaaagcattttcacagatttcaaGTCTTAAAACccacatgttaacacacactggagagaagtctcataaatgtgcccagtgtggaaaagccttTACAACCTCCTCTAATCTTAAAACCCATATATTAATACACACTAGAGAGAAGCAACATAAACTTAAGATCACAAGTATAAGGCTTGATCTTCCCCTGTATTCTCCCACCTGA